A stretch of Bradyrhizobium sp. CCBAU 53338 DNA encodes these proteins:
- a CDS encoding LysR substrate-binding domain-containing protein, translating into MRRLLFLNGIKAFEAAARTGSFAAAGIELSVSAAAVSRMVHLLEERLGVALFERKANKLVLTQAGRAYQGGLTPIFDALASLTAQVTAPSSVRVLTIGVGHTFAMRWLIPRLSEFRSEEPDIEVRFTTGGASVPFGEDWSCGIKLGTGDWPGLVAEPLFAGDLTPVCVPRLAASLKRPADLKGPSLIRVEHSPEDWPLWLKAANLPRITPRGPEFQFYGQALQAAADGLGIAMGIRPYIDDDLAAGRLVAPFDLSVPKGMRWYLLYRSFQTEQRDFAAFRRWIMRAAAEPATRPRRRTAGRA; encoded by the coding sequence TTGCGGCGGCTGCTCTTTCTCAACGGCATCAAGGCATTCGAGGCGGCGGCGCGAACCGGCAGCTTTGCTGCGGCCGGAATCGAGCTGAGCGTGTCGGCGGCCGCCGTCAGCCGCATGGTGCATCTGCTCGAAGAGCGGCTCGGCGTCGCGCTGTTCGAGCGCAAGGCCAACAAGCTGGTGCTGACGCAGGCGGGCCGCGCCTATCAGGGCGGGCTGACGCCGATCTTCGACGCACTCGCCAGCCTCACCGCGCAGGTGACGGCGCCATCAAGCGTACGCGTGCTCACCATCGGCGTCGGCCACACCTTTGCGATGCGCTGGCTGATCCCGCGGCTGTCGGAGTTTCGCAGCGAGGAGCCCGACATCGAGGTGCGCTTCACCACCGGCGGCGCGTCGGTGCCGTTCGGCGAGGACTGGAGTTGCGGCATCAAGCTCGGCACCGGCGACTGGCCGGGGCTCGTCGCCGAACCCTTGTTCGCCGGCGACCTGACGCCGGTCTGCGTGCCCCGCCTCGCCGCCAGCCTGAAACGGCCGGCCGACCTCAAGGGGCCGAGCCTGATCCGCGTCGAACATTCGCCCGAGGACTGGCCGCTCTGGCTGAAGGCCGCGAATCTGCCCCGCATCACTCCGCGCGGGCCGGAGTTCCAGTTCTACGGCCAGGCGCTGCAGGCCGCCGCCGACGGGCTTGGCATCGCCATGGGCATCCGGCCCTATATCGACGACGACCTCGCCGCTGGACGCCTGGTCGCGCCGTTCGACCTCTCGGTGCCCAAGGGCATGCGCTGGTACCTGCTGTACCGCAGCTTTCAGACCGAACAGCGCGATTTCGCCGCGTTCCGCCGCTGGATCATGCGGGCAGCGGCGGAACCCGCAACGCGGCCGCGACGGCGGACTGCCGGGCGGGCCTGA